Proteins from a genomic interval of Lycium ferocissimum isolate CSIRO_LF1 chromosome 2, AGI_CSIRO_Lferr_CH_V1, whole genome shotgun sequence:
- the LOC132046437 gene encoding thaumatin-like protein 1, whose translation MRISLVISTSLMIQSLLVLIFCQGILGATFTFVNKCDHTVWPGILGTPKLDSTGFELTKGSSRSFQAPTGWSGRFWGRTGCNFDSENGSCATADCGSGQMECNGGGATPPATLAEFTLGSGSQDFYDVSLVDGYNLPMMVEVSGGSGPCASTGCNVDLNLKCPMELRVNGGDACRSACDAFKTPQYCCAGAYASPATCSPSVYSQMFKSACPKSYSYAYDDKTSTFTCSNANYIITFCPSSPPSKQSPKSNGSTDESGTESGSGSFSGSQSGSGSGSLPDSESGSGSGSGSGSMDQAMLADGSWLASLATGSSASNQPSRVIQFIPLMVAFVFFIGSLLKL comes from the exons ATGAGAATCTCTCTGGTTATCTCCACTTCTTTGATGATTCAGAGCCTTCTTGTGCTCATCTTCTGTCAAG GTATATTGGGGGCTACGTTTACATTTGTGAACAAGTGTGACCATACAGTATGGCCTGGAATTCTTGGAACTCCAAAACTTGACAGCACTGGTTTCGAACTAACCAAAGGCAGTTCACGTTCATTTCAAGCACCAACGGGTTGGTCGGGCCGGTTCTGGGGCCGAACCGGCTGCAACTTCGACTCAGAAAACGGTTCATGTGCCACAGCCGATTGCGGGTCGGGTCAAATGGAGTGCAACGGTGGTGGAGCCACACCACCTGCAACACTAGCAGAATTCACACTCGGGTCGGGTTCACAGGACTTTTATGATGTGAGTTTAGTGGACGGGTACAACTTGCCCATGATGGTTGAAGTGAGTGGCGGGTCGGGTCCTTGTGCATCCACGGGTTGTAATGTGGACTTGAACCTGAAATGTCCGATGGAGTTGCGGGTGAATGGCGGCGACGCCTGTAGGAGCGCGTGTGATGCTTTTAAGACTCCACAGTATTGTTGTGCGGGCGCGTATGCTTCACCGGCCACTTGCTCGCCGTCGGTATACTCGCAGATGTTTAAGTCGGCGTGTCCGAAATCGTATAGctatgcatatgatgataagaCAAGTACATTCACTTGTTCTAATGCTAATTACATCATCACATTTTGTCCCTCCTCTCCACCAAG TAAACAATCTCCAAAATCAAACGGATCGACAGATGAATCAGGAACGGAATCAGGTTCTGGGTCATTTTCAGGTTCTCAATCAGGGTCAGGTTCTGGGTCACTACCAGATTCTGAATCAGGATCAGGGTCAGGGTCAGGTTCAGGGTCAATGGATCAGGCAATGTTAGCGGATGGATCTTGGTTAGCAAGTTTGGCTACAGGGAGCTCGGCCAGTAATCAACCTTCAAGAGTTATTCAATTTATACCTCTAATGGTGgcttttgtattttttatagGTTCTCTTTTGAAATTATAG